The genomic stretch AAGAGGCTGCTTTTTGCAGGGCTACATTAAGGTCTAAAACCCGCTGTTTCAAGTTTTGTTCTTGAAAGGGATTGTCAATGTTTGAAAAAGGAAAATAATATCCAACAACATAGACGTCACTCGTTGGGTTAAGATCTCTAATTCGTTTTAAAATGGTTTTCATGTTTTGCTGTGTTTGCTGTAATAAGCTCTCCCATTCGCTATTGCTAAGCGATACCATATGTTGGCGGTGTGGAGCAATATAATGAAGAAGATCATTTGCTCCTGCCTGTACAGTAATAAGAGATGCATTTTCAACAGAATGAAACAAGTTCTCGTGTTTGCTATACGCATTAACCTCTAAATCTTGAAGAAGATTTGCCGTTGTGTAACCAGGTACAGAAAACTCTTTTGAAAATGCAACAGAACGGCCTTCCTGTTCAAGGAGAGGAACGAGTTTATCACTATACCCTTCGCCAACTGTTTTATATGGATTCATGCCTTTTGCTAAAGAGTCACCAAGAGCTACGTAATTTACGTCATGTACAGAGCCGTAAGCATGGGAAAATGGGACAACAAGAAATAAAGACAGTAACAACATTACTTTTTTCAACTACATCACTCGCTTTTGTCATCTAAAAATCGTTTGCGAATATGTTCCGGTGGGATTTCGCATAAAGTTTTTTTGGGAAACAATCGATAACGGTTTCGCGCTATAATAGAATAAAACTTATCTCGAATAGGAATGGGAATTAAGATGAACCCATATAAGAGATTATAAGGAAACGAAAGCTTGCGGGCAATTTTAAGTGCTGCAGTAGATTTACTATAGACTTTCCCGTTTGTTATGTAAATAAAGCTATCAAAGTCATCCTTTGGAAGATTGAATTCCTCGAGCAGCTTTTGTCCATATGATGACTGAAGAGAAGAGAATGATAAAAGCTCACTGTGATCTCTTTTGATTAAAAACATAACGCTGCTATTGCAAAATGAACATACTCCATCAAACAATACGATATTATTTTCCATCCTTTGTGTCTCCTTTTTATTCTTTCCTTTATTTGCATGTTTTAAAGATGAAAGAAAGGGAAAACCGTGCATCTTGTTATTAAATTTTATCATAAGTAAGTGACCTTACTATAAGATCGATATGTTAGCGGGGGGACTTCTCTCATATTCAACTGCTTAAAAGTGCCTTCAACAGGTATGAAAGAGCGTACTTTAGCCAATGTACTTCAAGATAATGAACAGCAAGGAGAAAAACGCGAACAGCAAACAAAAAATATACCTTTCCGAATAGAAGAATGGAAGCTTAATGGAATGATAAAAAAGCAGGTTGCTTTAAACAAGGCAGCCTGCTTTTTTCATTAAATAAAGAAAAGAGATGCAAGGGCAATACCAGTAATAGCCCCAAGAGCAACTCCATACGCTGCTCCATATCCGTATCCATACCCATATCCACCAAAGTAACCAAAGCCACCAAAGCCACGGCCGCCCTGCATTGGCTGAATAAATACTCTGCGCTGTGTTACATTCAAAATTCTTCCTACGTGTGTGCGTCCATGACGGTCATTAATGCGAACCATACGACCTCTGTAGCGACAGCATAAGTCATAATATTGCATAGCTTTTCCTCCTTTTCTCTTAGCACTATTAACATATGAGAGAGAGAAAGGAGGTGTATAAGCACTTATCTCTATTTTTCTTTTTTAGCTTGAATAATTCGATAGTCTAGCACACTTTCAAAATCTTTAATTCGCTTCTCGTGCCCATCGAGAAAATCATACAGTTCTTTTTCAATATGTGGAGAGAGAATAAATTCTGTTCCATGCTCTATGTCTTCATTATTTGTAGCGAGAGAGGGAAGAGGAGAAAGAGTAATAGATGTGAATCCTACTTCTTTAAGAGACTTGCGCCAATCTTCTATTGAAAGAAGCGATTTTAAGTTGTAAAAAGATGAAAGATCTTCTCCTTGGCTTTTTGTCATTTCAGGTTTTTTTAACATTTCAATAGCTAGTAATGTTCCATCAGGCTGTAAGACTCGATAAGCTTCTTTTAGTCCTTCTTCAAGATTCATAAAGTTTAAGACAGACTCATAAAGAACAAAATGAAACATGTTTTCGTCGTAAGATAGATTTTCAGCATTTTCTTCGCGTACTTCAATTGGAATAAGGAAATCATCAAACCTTTTGGCTGCTTTCTCAACCATTATTTTGTTGATGTCACAAGCATCAACAAAACAGTTATATTCGAGAGAAAGAAATGCAGCAGTCTGCCCTGTACCACAGCCAACATCTAGTACACTTGTATTTTCATTAATTTCGTACTGATCAAAAATATGCTTTGTAAGAAGTAACCCTCCAGGATGAGCTCCGCCAACACCAAAATTAGCCAGAAAATCAAGATAAGTGTACTTTTTCATCTTATCACCTCTCTAGAGATTAGTCTGCTCTAGCCTATGTTAAAAAGAGAGGATAGGGAACGAAATATAAAAATAAGGTTGAATTTTCCGAAATTTTTAAATATAATAAACTTTATATCTTGTTAGGGGAGTTGACATCATTGAGAGCACTTGAGAAAATTAGTTCATTTGCTAACAGCACATTTGCCTTATGGGTTGTGCTATTTTCGTTATTATCTTTTTTATATCCTTCATCATTTGTTTGGATCAGTAACTACATTTCGATTTTATTAGGAATCATTATGTTTGGGATGGGATTAACACTATCTTTAGACGATTTCAAGGCCGTACTTAAACAACCAAAAAGCGTTCTCATCGGAGTCCTAGGGCAGTTTACTATTATGCCTAGTCTTGCTTATGGACTTGCTCTTTTATTTCAGCTTCCTCCTGAAGTTGCAATTGGAGTAATTTTAGTTGGATGTTGTCCAGGAGGAACGGCTTCTAATGTTATGACTTACTTAGCTAAAGGAAACACAGCATTAAGCGTTGCTGTTACGAGTGTTGCTACCCTTATTGCCCCATTTTTGACTCCTGTTTTAATTATGCTTTTTGCAAGTCAATGGCTTGAGGTTTCCGCATCCTCTCTTTTAGTCTCCATTTTAAAAATCGTGTTGCTTCCTATTATATTAGGTATTATCGTGAAGCTTTTATTTAAAAACGGAGTTGAAAAAAGCATAAAAGCTCTACCGCTTATTTCGGTTATTGGAATTGTGGCTGTTGCAGCAGGTGTTGTTGCTGTTAATGCAGAATCAATTGCAGATGCAGCTTTAAAAATGATTTTTATTGTTATGCTTCATAACTTATTTGGTCTGTTTTTCGGCTGGCTTCTTGCTCGTCTTTTCCGTTTAGATGAAGGAAGTCAAAAAGCTCTTTCTATTGAAGTTGGAATGCAAAACTCAGGGCTTGGAGCAGCGCTTGCCCTAGCACATTTTAGCCCAATTGCGGCTGTACCGAGCGCCATTTTTAGCGTATGGCATAATATTTCAGGACCGCTTCTCGCCACATATTGGGGAAAAAAGCACGAGCGAAAAGAAAAGCGTCAAAAGGAAGAACAAAAGCATGTTGTATAAAAGCAGCTCTTTAAGAGCTGCTTTTATTTTTCCTTTATTTACTGTTTTAGAAGATATATGATAAAATAAAACACATAAAAAGGAAGCGAACACTTGTCCGTTCTGGGAATCTCATACTATAATAAGAATATGGAAGGTCGTTACATACAAAAAGGAGGAATTTTATGAGTGAAAAGCGCAATCCAAGCGGTTTCTTAGTAAAACAGCGTGCATTTCTTAAGCTTTATATGATTACAATGACAGAACAAGAACGATTGTATGGTTTACGTTTGCTTGATGTATTACGAGAAGAATTTCGTCCTTTCGGATATCGTCCGAATCACTCTGAAATTTATAAAGCCTTGCACGACCTTATTGAAGATGGGGTTTTGGAACAAGTGAAAAAGAAAAAAGAAGGCATGAAGCTTCAAGAAGTTGTATACTATCGATTCGCTGGTGAGAATGGACATGAAAAAGCAAAAAAATATAAGCGTCAGCTTAAAGTAGAGTTAGACAGATGTCAATCAATGATTCAAAAAGCGGTACGCGATAATTTTGGTATAAAATAACCCTAGGAATGTTCCTAGGGTTGTTTCTTATATTACGAAGCCGATTTTTCTAATCCTGTTTTCTTTTGTGCATTTTTTTGTACATAAAGCAGTCTAAAAGCAAGACCAATAGCTCCTACGGCTAATCCTGTAATAAGACCTACCCAATACCCAAATGCGTGAAGGTTTGTAAAATTAGCGAGAGAATATCCAACAGGAAGTCCGATAACCCAGTAGGAAACAAGCGCCATTATAAAGGTTATATTAACATCTTTATGTCCACGAAGAATCCCTTGAATAGGTGCTTGAATAGCATCAGAAATCTGAAAGAAAATCGCATATATTAAAAAGACCTTAGTAAGCGCTAGTACGTTAGGATCTGTTGTATAAAGAGATGCGATTGGTTCACGCATAATATATAGGAAGATACCGTTTAAAATAGCTAGGGATAAAGCAATTATAATACCTAAATGACCATATTTTTTAGCATCATAAGGTCGCTTTGAGCCCATCTCAAATCCGACCACAATTGTTAGCGCCATCGATACACTTAAAGGAATCATATATAATAAGGAAGCAAAATTCATGGCTGCCTGATGTGAAGCAATTGTAATCGTATCATAGACGCTAAGGAAAAGCGTTACTGCTGCAAAAATACTTGTTTCAAAAAAGATAGAAAAACCGATAGGAAGACCAATTTTTAAAATGGTTTTCCATTCTGCAAAAGAAACGCGATAAGCGCTTTTAAAAAGACGAAATTGCCTGAAAGGTTCTTTTTGCGAGACGGTAAAAATGGCAATAAAGCAAATCACCCAGTAGGTAATAGCTGTAGCATATCCAGCTCCAACTCCTCCTAATTTTGGTGCTCCCCATTTCCCGAAAATGAGCAAATAATTTAATACAAGGTTAACAGGAAGCGCAATAAGAGTAATTGTCATACTTACGCGTGTTTTTCCTAATGCATCGATAAAGGAGCGAATTGTTGTGTAAATAAAAAGAGGAAAAATGCCCAATGATAAAGCAATTAAGTAATCTTTTGCAATGTGATGAACGTCATTTGTAATGTCCATCATATGAAGAATGGGGTTTAAGAGAAATGCTCCAGCTACGATGACTAAAATGGACATTGCAATAGCTACATAAATCCCTTGAATAACGGAAAAAGAGACGCGTTTTTTTTGCTCTGCTCCAATCAGTTGAGCTACAATAGGAGTGACTGCTAGGAGAATACCTGCAAGACCTGTATAGATAGGCATCCAAATACTTGATCCTATTGCAACACCCGCTAAGTCTTTGGGACTTGCTTTGCCAGACATTGTTGTATCAAAGAATGTCATGAGGTACATACCAATTTGGGTAATGAAGATTGGAATTAAAATGGATAAAAGCTGTTTGAGTTTTTCACTTGTTGTAAATGTTTGATACAAAAAGAATCCTCCCATCTTTTGGTGAATCGTATTCATCCCATGAATTCTAGGAGGTTATTGTATTTTTGTCAACCATTTTTTACATAAGCAGACGAGCCACAAACTTATAAATTTTTTTATTTTCATGAAAGTAGGAAGAAAGGTATAAGAACACTCAAAAGAACAGGATGTGAGCTATATGGATTTACAATTGAACAATAAAAATGTACTCGTAACAGGAGGCTCAAAAGGAATCGGAAAGGCAATCGCAAAAGCATTTATTGAAGAAGGAGCAAATGTAGGAATTGCAGCTCGTTCAAAAGAACAACTTGAAAAAGCGAGAGAAGAGCTTGGAGATGTAAGGATATATGAAGTAGACCTCTCTCAACAAAAAGAAAGAGAGAAGCTTTTTCATCATTTCTTAGAAGATTTCAAAAAAGTGGACGTTTTAGTTAATAACGCTGGAGGAAGCAATGGGGGAAGTGCGTTTGAAACAGAGCTTGATATGTTCTACGAAGCAATGGAATTAAACTACTTTGCTCCTGTTCATTTAAGCAAGTTAGCAGGAACTCATATGAAAGAAAACGGAGCGGGCAGCATTATACAGATTACATCTATTTTTGGACGAGAAAGCGGTGGAAAAGTAACATATAACAATGCAAAGGCAGCGCTCATTAGCTTTACAAAGGCTTTTGCAAATGAATGTATTCCTCATAATGTCCGCGTTAATAGTATTGCTCCTGGAAGCATTCTTCATCCAACAGGAAACTGGCAAAAACGCCTTGATGAACATCCAGAGAAAATTAAAAAGTTTATCGAAGAGGAAATTCCTGCAGGTCGATTTGGAACGGTGGAAGAAGTAGCTAACGCTGTTTTGTTTTTGGCATCGCCAAAGTCATCATGGCTTGTTGGAACAAGTATTAATGTAGATGGCGGTCAATCTCGTATGAATTTCTAAATATAGGAAGTAAAAAACAAGATAATGCCTTATTATCTTGTTTTTTACTTTTTTATAGGTCCATAGTATGTTACTAATAATACATTTATGTTAAAAATATTACAAATATCTTCTTAACTTCGCTGCTTATTCGTGATATGATAATAAAATCAAAAATTACAAACATGTTACAAGTAAAAATAGAAGCGGGGCTTAATTATGAAGAAAGTGTGTGTTGTTCTGTTTTGTGCGTCTCTTTTATCATTAGGTCTTTCCCCATATATGTTAAAAGCATTCGCACAAGACTTAACAAGTATTCCAGTTGGGAACGAAGGAGAAGAGTCTTTTCGAATCATGGGATACTATTCAGCTAACGATAATGTAGATCTTGAAAAAGCAATCCAATGGGAGAGCGTCACTCATGTTATATACGGTAGTTTATATATGGAGAAAGATGGGAGAATCCCTTCACCTCAAGATACAGAGAAATTAAAAGAGCTCGTCTTAAAAGCACATGAACATGGAGTGAAGGTGCTTATAGATTTGAAAGAAGCGGATGCTAGCGCATACGCGGCTCTTCCGGCAGAAGAAACTATACAAAAGACGTTTAGTGAAGAAGTAAAAAATCTTATTCAAACATATGGAGTAGACGGCATCAACGTTGACTGGGCATCTCAAGGTGAAAAAGAAAAGCAGTTGTTTTATATTGAACTTATTCATGAGCTTGATCAAATTTCGAGCGAAAGCCAAACATTGCTTACCCTTTCTGTTCGTCATTCTAATGATAAAGCCAAAGCAAGTGAATTAAGTGAAGAAGTAAAAGGTATCTTAGCTGCAGTGGATTGGGTAAACATTATGCCTACTAATGACACTGAAACAATGTCTTACGAAGAGTCAAAGCAAACAATTGCCTATTGGACAGAGCAAGTAGGAAATGGAAATAAAATAACACTTAGCATTCCAGTTTCTGAAAACTTAGAGCCTGTTGAAACTAAATCATTAGCACAAGAACAGAGTAAACCAAAAGATGCAGAAGAAATGCCTAAAACAGAAATAAAAGAAGAAACCCAGGAAACTCAGGAAACTCAGGAAATGAAAGAAACGAAGGAAGCAAGAGGCACCCAGGAAACTGTGCAAGAAAAGACAAATCTAGCGCTTAACAAAACAGGTGGCGTAATTGTATTAGAGAATGAAGAAAATGCCGAGCAGAACGAAACAACCCTTAAGCAAATTCATAGTACAGTTACAGAAACAGAGGAACCAGAAGAAACACAAACAGAAAACAAAGTTAAAAATAATATGCCAAAAAGCATAAAATGGCAGCCAATGAAAACTTATGAACAAGGTGAAATTGTTAAACATAATGGTGTGCTTTATATGGCTCAGTGGCCAGTGCAAGAATTTGAACCAGAGAAAAGTAATGTAGCATATTCGCCTTGGGTTGTAGTGGGAACAAATATGGGAAGTGTTTATGCATTATTGCATTTACAAAAAGAATGCTCTAACTTTTATTGCTTTAAGTAAACTTAAAATGGGAGAAGACCCTCATATATATATGAGGGTCTTTTTTTGATTACCAAACTTTCTCTATTGTGAAAACAAAGCAAGCGGGAATAGTAAGAGTATCATCAGCTTTTATAGAGCAAGAAAGGTGAAGAATAGTGAAAGAATCAGCAACATGTAACAACTCATCAAAAGAAAATGTTCCTGGGGTCCTATGCTTAATTTCAATTGCTACAATTCCCCTTGTAATGACATTGGGAAATTCAATGCTTATCCCGATCCTACCAACTCTAGAGAAAGAGCTTTCTATTAGTTCTTTCCAGTCAAGCCTTATTATTACGCTCTATTCCGTAGCTGCTATTATTTTAATTCCCGTTGCAGGCTATCTTTCAGATCGCTTTGGACGAAAGAAAATCATTATTCCAAGCCTTATTATCTCTTTATTAGGTGGGCTTGTTTCTGGGTATGCAGCATGGCAAATTAATGAACCTTATATGATGATTTTAATAGGTCGGATACTGCAAGGAGTTGGGGCCGCAGGGGCTTCTCCTATTGTGCTTCCTCTTGTTGGAGATTTGTATAAAGACGAAAAAGAAGTTAGTGCAAATCTAGGTATTGTGGAAACCGCTAATACATTGGGTAAGGTTGTTAGCCCTATATTAGGGTCCTTACTAGCTTTAGTTGTATGGTTTATGCCTTTCTTTGCTATTCCTGTTCTTTGTCTAATTTCCGTTGTGTTTCTTTTTTTCTGTGTGAAAGTACCAAAACAGCAAGATGAACCATTACCACTTAATGAATTTTTAAAAAAAGTGAAAAGAATTTTTAAAGAAGAAGGTCACTGGTTATACAGCATTTTTATTGCTGGTATTATTTTAATGTTTATTTTGTTCGGTTTTCTTTTTTATTTAGCAAACAGACTTGAGAAAGAATTTGGAATGGTTGGTGTTGATAAAGGGCTTGTGTTGGCTATCCCGCTTGCAGCTCTCTGTTTAGCGTCGTTTATAACCGGAAAAGTGATTAAGCAAAACAAGCTTCTTATGAAATGGATTACAGTAATTGGACTGCTACTCACCGCTGCTTCGTTATTTATTGCATCCTTTTTCTCTTCTTTTGTTGTGCTTGTTGGTCTCTTGGTGTTAACAGGAATTGGGATTGGAAGTTCATTACCGAGTCTTGACGCCCTTATTACAGAAGGAATTGGCAAGGAAGAAAGAGGTACAATTACGTCCATTTATAGCTCTATGCGTTTTGTTGGAGTTGCCCTTGGTCCTCCTGTCTTTGCTATTTTAACAACTCATATGGATAAGGGTCTTTTTTTTATAAATGTTGTGCTTAGTCTTATTGGAGGAATTCTCGTATGGTGGCGAATTCAACCAGATAAAGAATGAGGAAGCATCCTTATACAGGTGCTTCCTCATTTTTTATCTTAATAGAAATTTTATAAAAACTGAAACAAAATAAAAACAAAATCGTCTATATATAGGGAAAAGGCAAATAGAGAAAAAAGACAGAACAAAAAAGTGTTGTTGTTTTCTCATTAGCAGATATTGTTTGTTGTATTCTTCAATCACATCCCGTATAGTGTAAAACGTTCTGAGAAAATTCACAGGTGTTTTAAGGAAACGGCAGGAGTTTTATCGGAGAAAAACAAATAATATATATACTACTTAGAGATAGGACAACATATATTAATTCCTAGCTCCACTCACTTTGTTCGATTTATGAAAGAAAATAAAAAATGAAGCATACTTTTAATCGGAAGAGGGTAAAGGGAGTTAGAATAAAGTGCGGCTTTAAGATATGAATAGGTAAAATGGGCTATTTGTAAAATAAAAAGAATAACGTATAATAGGAAAACCTACAAAAAAAGCTCTTTTTCCAAAAATATCATTTGACTTCTATCAGCTAAGCGGTAGAATAGTGGCATACTGTCCAAAAAGCTCTCTTTTATTCTGTTAGGGAGTTTGTCTTTTTTTGTTGCGTTCATTTTCTTATAAAAAAAAGGGAACGTTAATTGTAGAGAGGTGAAAGTATGAAATCGTTTTTCAGGAAAGGTCAACAATTTTTGAACACGCATTTAGGACTTTTCCTATTTATTGCGGTTCTATTTTGGTTAAAAACTTATGCAGCTTATCAACTTGAATTTGATCTTGGAATAGACAATTCAATGCAGAAGTTTTTATTATTCATTAACCCAATCAGTTCTTCTTTATTCTTTTTAGGAATTGCGCTATTTTTCAAGGGGAAAGCGCAGTATAGAGTATTGATTGCGATTAACTTTGTATTAACATTTATTCTATTTGCGAATATTGTGTTTTACCGCTTTTTCAATGACTTCATTACGATACCGGTTTTAAGACAAACTGAAAACTTTGGTAAACTAGGCGGAAGTGCACAAGCATTAATGCAACCAACAGATATTTTGTATTTTACAGATACAATCATCTTAATTGCACTTGTTCTATTTAAAGTTGTTAAGCCACATACGGAGAAATTTAGCCGTCGTGGAATTGTAGCTGTTTTTACAGCAGCGGTTATGATTTTTGCAGGAAACTTAGCTCTTGCTGAATCAGATCGTCCACAGCTTCTAACGCGTGCGTTTGATCGTAACTACCTTGTGAAATATCTTGGTGCTTACAACTACACAATTTATGATGCAATTCAAAGTACAAAATCATCTGCTCAACGCGCTTTAGCAGACAGCAGTGATGTTACAGAAGTAGAAAACTTTACAAAAGCATCTTATGCAGAACCAAACCCAGAATACTTTGGTCAATTGAAAGGAAAAAATGTGATTTACGTTTCACTTGAGTCCCTTCAATCATTTATGATTGGCTATAAGTTAAATGGGCAGGAAGTAACACCGTTTTTAAATAGCTTAGCCAAAGATAGTAATACTTTATACTTTAAGAATCTGTTCCACCAAACAGGTCAAGGTAAAACATCTGATGCTGAGTTTATGATGGAAAACAGTATTTATCCATTACCACAAGGTTCTGTGTTCTCAACAAAAGCTGAAAACACGTACCAAGCTTTACCGCAACTATTGAAGGAAAATGGATATAAAGATACAGCGGTCTTCCACGGAAACAACAAAACGTTCTGGAACCGTGAAGAGAACTATAAAGCATTTGGCTATGATCATTTCTTTGATGAAAGCTACTACAATATGGTAGATGGTCATGTCTTAAACTACGGTTTAGAAGATAAACCATACTTTAAAGAATCAATGCCATATTTAGAGTCATTAAAACAACCGTTCTATACGAAGTTTATTACGTTATCAAATCATTTCCCTTATCCATTAGGTGATGACAAAAAGACGATTGCACCAGGAGATACAGGTGACTCGTCTGTTGATAACTACTTCCAAACAGCACGATACATGGACGAAGCTTTAGAACAGTTCTTTAATGACTTAAAAGAATCTGGTCTTTATGAAAACTCTGTAATTGTGATGTATGGTGACCACTACGGAATTTCTGAAAACCATAAAAAAGCAATGAGCAAAGTTATGGGTAAAGATATCAACGACTTTGAAGAAACACAGCTTCAGCGTGTACCACTGTTCATTCACGCACCAGGACTTGAAGGCAAAGGTGGAGTGAAGGATACGTACGGCGGACAAGTCGATGTAAGACCAACTGTAGAACACTTACTTGGAGTCGATACGAAAAACCAAATTCAATTTGGTACAGATCTTCTATCAAAAGATCATCAGCAAATCGTACCGTTCCGTAACGGAGACTTTGTAACACCAGAATATACGCAAGTCGATGACAAAGTGTACGACAACGCAACAGGAGAGAAAATCCCAAGTACAGATGAAACGAAAAAAGACCAAGAGCTTGTACAGAAGAAGCTAGAGCTTTCAGATAAGCTTGTATATGGTGATTTACTCCGTTTCTATGACTTAAAAGGGTTTGAACAACCGAAGCGTTCATCATTTGATTATTCAAAAGATGATAAATTAGCACAAGAACCTGGATTCCTTGAAGAAGAGAAGAAAACTCTTGAACAAGAAAAACAGGAAAAAGAAGCTGAATATAAAGCTAAAGGTTACGGTCTTGAAGCGAGTGAAGAACAAGCGAAAGACGGAGCAGATTTTGAGCCAGCAGCGGCAGGCTCTGAACTTCAAGGAACTGAAACGCCACAAACTAAAACTCAGGAATCTGAAACTCAAGAATCTGAAGCTAAATAAAAAGTGTGAGGGAGCATATCCCTCACACTTTTTTTATAAGTTTAAAAGCGGAAAAATGAAACTTTAGAGAGAGAAAAAACGTATAACATAGTGAAGAAACACCGAAAGCAAACTCGTTCGAATATTTAGATGAAGTGTGCTATTATGAAAGAAAATGTTCGCTAATAGGGAGGAAATTTTAAAGTGATCAAGCGAATCATTCAAACGTTGCTGTATTCAGGTTTAGCTGGATTTGTAACAATCGTTGGAGCGGCGTTCTTTTTAGATATTCCGCTGTTCTTTTCTATATTAATTGGGATAGGAACGTGGAGTGCAACGGTTCTCCTCTGTTTATGTTACTTTCTTTTGCGTCGGAATTTCCGTTACGATCCGTTTAAAGAGCAAAAAGCATATGTTGACCATCATGTAAAAGAAGCGAGAAAATCACTTCGTGTGTTAAGTCAGTCTCGTTTTAAAGTAAAATCAATGCATGTATGGATTAAAATTAACAAACTTCAAAAAGTTGGTCGCTCCATTATTGATATGGTTGATAAAGAACCTGCTCGATTTTATGAAGCCCAAGACTTTTTTAAAAAATACTTGCCTTCTACGGTCAAAATTGTTGATCGATATACATTTTTACTTGCGAAGCCAACTAAAAATGCAGAAGTGAAAATTGCGCTAAGTGAAACAGAAGACACGTTAGATGAATTAATTGTGAAATATGATGAAGTTCTAACATCTAGCATTAGCCAGGATCTAACAGCGCTCGAAATTGAGCAGAGTCTTCTTCATAACGGCTATGGAGAAAATAAACCACCAGCAGGGAAATGAAAAGGGTGATAAAATGAACGAATTCAAAGATAATTCTTTAAGCAGTTTTGATGATTTATTAAATGACCCATTTAAAACA from Priestia filamentosa encodes the following:
- a CDS encoding 5-bromo-4-chloroindolyl phosphate hydrolysis family protein, yielding MIKRIIQTLLYSGLAGFVTIVGAAFFLDIPLFFSILIGIGTWSATVLLCLCYFLLRRNFRYDPFKEQKAYVDHHVKEARKSLRVLSQSRFKVKSMHVWIKINKLQKVGRSIIDMVDKEPARFYEAQDFFKKYLPSTVKIVDRYTFLLAKPTKNAEVKIALSETEDTLDELIVKYDEVLTSSISQDLTALEIEQSLLHNGYGENKPPAGK
- a CDS encoding MFS transporter; protein product: MKESATCNNSSKENVPGVLCLISIATIPLVMTLGNSMLIPILPTLEKELSISSFQSSLIITLYSVAAIILIPVAGYLSDRFGRKKIIIPSLIISLLGGLVSGYAAWQINEPYMMILIGRILQGVGAAGASPIVLPLVGDLYKDEKEVSANLGIVETANTLGKVVSPILGSLLALVVWFMPFFAIPVLCLISVVFLFFCVKVPKQQDEPLPLNEFLKKVKRIFKEEGHWLYSIFIAGIILMFILFGFLFYLANRLEKEFGMVGVDKGLVLAIPLAALCLASFITGKVIKQNKLLMKWITVIGLLLTAASLFIASFFSSFVVLVGLLVLTGIGIGSSLPSLDALITEGIGKEERGTITSIYSSMRFVGVALGPPVFAILTTHMDKGLFFINVVLSLIGGILVWWRIQPDKE
- a CDS encoding LTA synthase family protein, encoding MKSFFRKGQQFLNTHLGLFLFIAVLFWLKTYAAYQLEFDLGIDNSMQKFLLFINPISSSLFFLGIALFFKGKAQYRVLIAINFVLTFILFANIVFYRFFNDFITIPVLRQTENFGKLGGSAQALMQPTDILYFTDTIILIALVLFKVVKPHTEKFSRRGIVAVFTAAVMIFAGNLALAESDRPQLLTRAFDRNYLVKYLGAYNYTIYDAIQSTKSSAQRALADSSDVTEVENFTKASYAEPNPEYFGQLKGKNVIYVSLESLQSFMIGYKLNGQEVTPFLNSLAKDSNTLYFKNLFHQTGQGKTSDAEFMMENSIYPLPQGSVFSTKAENTYQALPQLLKENGYKDTAVFHGNNKTFWNREENYKAFGYDHFFDESYYNMVDGHVLNYGLEDKPYFKESMPYLESLKQPFYTKFITLSNHFPYPLGDDKKTIAPGDTGDSSVDNYFQTARYMDEALEQFFNDLKESGLYENSVIVMYGDHYGISENHKKAMSKVMGKDINDFEETQLQRVPLFIHAPGLEGKGGVKDTYGGQVDVRPTVEHLLGVDTKNQIQFGTDLLSKDHQQIVPFRNGDFVTPEYTQVDDKVYDNATGEKIPSTDETKKDQELVQKKLELSDKLVYGDLLRFYDLKGFEQPKRSSFDYSKDDKLAQEPGFLEEEKKTLEQEKQEKEAEYKAKGYGLEASEEQAKDGADFEPAAAGSELQGTETPQTKTQESETQESEAK